A portion of the Gymnogyps californianus isolate 813 chromosome 25, ASM1813914v2, whole genome shotgun sequence genome contains these proteins:
- the FOXR1 gene encoding forkhead box protein R1: protein MAQSFAPIAKTSLFPSVSLLQTGSKSLTYSSATSTTCVLLQNGQHPAALSTPRLLCHTKKMNLSFQNKSFWESLHLKNGLEDWDMAEELKLTITTEEIRQEPGVQPHLWTWVNPSLVCPIPGSPGVDPAGSNSPAASAAGAAETSSPNTSWDYSDPDCSEDDVPSSSSEAGKFLRRCRNSWTQGDADALEIRSPQTSEREAQVPQAAEHQNRGRLAPSPLNYCILITLALCNSASGSLTVRQIYQFAQYPLFSRPLVQNEGKRDNEGQHFPFFQTAPEDWKNTIRHNLCFSSCFEKAAGFVCGEGNRKSCLWKLTPEGHRKLQEEAQALPEEALDLVRQSTSEPDLMGSLFGL, encoded by the exons ATGGCGCAATCTTTTGCGCCAATTGCCAAAACCAGCCTCTTTCCGTCCGTCTCCCTGCTACAGACTGGCAGCAAGTCCCTGACGTACTCCTCCGCTACGAGCACAACCTGCGTCCTCCTACAAAATGGTCAAC ATCCCGCTGCGCTCAGCACCCCGAGGTTACTTTGccatacaaagaaaatgaacttgAGTTTTCAAAACAAGTCATTTTGGGAAAGCCTGCACTTAAAAAACGGCCTGGAGGACTGGGATATGGCAGAGGAGCTCAAACTCACCATCACTACTGAAGAGATTCGGCAAG AACCGGGCGTTCAGCCCCATCTGTGGACGTGGGTAAACCCCAGCCTGGTCTGCCCCATCCCCGGGAGCCCCGGCGTGGACCCGGCCGGATCCAACAGCCCAGCGGCCTCGGCTGCTGGTGCCGCAGAAACCTCCTCTCCGAACACATCCTGGGACTACTCCGACCCGGACTGCTCCGAGGACGATGTGCCGTCATCCTCCAGCGAGGCTGGAAAG TTCCTCAGGAGATGCCGAAACTCCTGGACTCAAGGCGATGCTGATGCCTTGGAAATCCGCAGTCCTCAGACCTCAGAGCGTGAAGCTCAAGTGCCCCAGGCAGCCGAGCACCAAAATCGAGGGAGGCTGGCCCCGTCCCCCCTTAATTACTGCATCCTCATCACCCTCGCCCTGTGCAACAGCGCGAGCGGCAGTCTGACCGTACGGCAGATCTACCAGTTCGCACAGTACCCGCTCTTCTCCCGGCCCCTAGTGCAGAATGAGGGGAAGAGGGACAACGAGGG GCAGCACTTCCCATTCTTTCAAACGGCCCCAGAGGACTGGAAAAACACGATCCGACACAACCTGtgcttcagcagctgctttgaGAAAGCCGCTGGCTTCGTGTGCGGCGAGGGAAACCGCAAGTCCTGCCTGTGGAAACTGACTCCCGAAGGACACAGGAAGCTTCAGGAGGAAGCACAGGCTCTGCCCGAAGAGGCTCTCGACTTGGTGCGCCAGAGCACGAGCGAACCGG aTCTCATGGGATCTCTGTTTGGCCTATGA